In one Inquilinus sp. Marseille-Q2685 genomic region, the following are encoded:
- a CDS encoding M20 aminoacylase family protein — translation MKIDPMIAGFADELTEWRRDIHAHPELGFEEHRTSALVAERLRAFGCEVATGIGRTGVVGTLRVGNNPRAIALRADMDALPMQEANGFGHRSRTAGTMHACGHDGHTTMLLGAARYLAATRNFDGTVHFIFQPAEEGRGGAQAMIADGLFDQFPCEAVFGMHNFHTLEAGRVMVRPGATMSGGGIFDIEIAGRGAHGALPETGVDPVLIAAHVVTALQSVVARNVAALDSAVVSVTQIHAGDAYNVIPDTAVLRGTFRALRMEVLEALKARIETIARDVAAAFGGRAEPKVQIKVIPVINDDAETAWVAEAAVEALGADAVDGDGAIVMASEDFAYMLAEKPGAFLFIGNGKGSVPVHNPHYDFNDEILPVGATLWSRLVETRLKKTG, via the coding sequence ATGAAGATCGACCCGATGATCGCCGGCTTCGCCGACGAGCTGACCGAATGGCGCCGGGACATCCACGCCCATCCCGAGCTGGGCTTCGAGGAGCACCGCACCAGCGCCCTGGTGGCGGAGCGGCTGCGCGCCTTCGGCTGCGAGGTGGCGACCGGGATCGGCAGGACCGGCGTGGTCGGCACGCTGAGGGTCGGCAACAATCCGCGGGCGATCGCGCTGCGCGCCGACATGGACGCGCTGCCGATGCAGGAGGCGAACGGCTTCGGCCACCGGTCGCGGACCGCCGGCACCATGCATGCCTGCGGCCATGACGGCCACACCACCATGCTGCTGGGCGCGGCCCGCTATCTGGCGGCGACACGCAACTTCGACGGCACGGTGCACTTCATCTTCCAGCCGGCCGAGGAGGGCCGCGGCGGCGCCCAGGCGATGATCGCCGACGGGCTGTTCGACCAGTTCCCCTGCGAGGCCGTGTTCGGCATGCACAACTTCCACACGCTGGAGGCCGGCCGGGTCATGGTCCGCCCGGGCGCGACCATGTCCGGCGGCGGCATCTTCGACATCGAGATCGCCGGCCGCGGCGCCCATGGCGCGCTGCCGGAGACGGGGGTCGACCCGGTGCTGATCGCCGCGCATGTGGTGACGGCGCTGCAGAGCGTGGTGGCCCGCAACGTCGCCGCCCTCGATTCCGCCGTGGTCAGCGTCACCCAGATCCATGCCGGCGACGCCTACAACGTGATCCCCGACACCGCCGTGCTGCGCGGCACCTTCCGCGCGCTGCGGATGGAGGTGCTGGAGGCGCTGAAGGCGCGGATCGAGACGATCGCCCGCGACGTCGCCGCCGCCTTCGGCGGCCGGGCCGAGCCCAAGGTGCAGATCAAGGTCATTCCCGTGATCAACGACGACGCGGAGACGGCCTGGGTCGCCGAGGCCGCGGTGGAGGCGTTGGGCGCCGATGCGGTCGACGGCGACGGCGCCATCGTCATGGCGTCGGAGGATTTCGCCTACATGCTGGCGGAGAAGCCGGGCGCCTTCCTGTTCATCGGCAACGGCAAGGGCAGCGTTCCGGTGCACAACCCGCATTACGACTTCAACGACGAGATCCTGCCGGTCGGCGCCACGCTGTGGTCGCGGCTGGTGGAGACCCGGCTGAAGAAGACGGGGTGA
- a CDS encoding antibiotic biosynthesis monooxygenase has protein sequence MSDNAKRPAIARIWRGRTRPERADEYEAYNYEVGIKPLIEKALGVQTFREDRDTHSEFMTISYWESVEAMARFTGSDPTRIHHLDRDAEFLIELPTEVQILEIRASHGDTGGDGR, from the coding sequence ATGAGCGACAATGCCAAGCGACCCGCAATCGCCCGGATCTGGCGCGGCCGCACCCGGCCCGAGCGGGCCGACGAGTACGAGGCCTACAATTACGAGGTCGGGATCAAACCCCTGATCGAGAAGGCGCTGGGGGTGCAGACCTTCCGCGAGGACCGCGACACCCACTCCGAGTTCATGACGATCTCCTATTGGGAGAGCGTCGAGGCGATGGCGCGGTTCACCGGCAGCGATCCGACCCGGATCCACCATCTGGACCGGGACGCGGAGTTCCTGATCGAGCTGCCGACCGAGGTGCAGATCCTGGAGATCCGCGCCTCGCACGGCGACACCGGCGGCGACGGCCGGTGA
- a CDS encoding alpha/beta fold hydrolase, producing the protein MILPANADRSVRHRFVTIDGIRIFTREAGREDAPAVLLPHGYPCSSYQFRNLMPALADRWRLVAPDFPGFGHSDTPEGFAYDFDGYAGFLERLVEVLGLERFALYLHDYGSQIGLRLAIRRPDRIAALIVQNGDIYEDALGPKYAFLTDYFAHPTAEARARLVAAGSEEGFRDEFLNDVRDDLAERIPPDLWTLHWPLMDTPKRREIAVGLMEGLKENLGWFPRYQAYLREHRPPTLIAWGPQDGYMPEASAKAYLRDLPGAEFHLLDGGHWALETNLDEIVHLARDFLGRVHGA; encoded by the coding sequence ATGATCCTACCCGCCAATGCCGACCGGAGCGTCCGGCACCGCTTTGTCACGATCGACGGGATCCGGATCTTCACCCGCGAAGCCGGGCGCGAGGATGCGCCCGCCGTCCTGCTGCCGCACGGCTATCCCTGCTCCTCCTACCAGTTCCGCAATCTGATGCCGGCGCTGGCCGATCGCTGGCGCCTGGTCGCGCCGGACTTCCCCGGCTTCGGCCACAGCGACACGCCCGAAGGCTTCGCCTACGACTTCGACGGCTATGCCGGATTCCTGGAGCGATTGGTCGAGGTGCTGGGGCTCGAGCGCTTCGCCCTCTACCTGCACGACTACGGCTCGCAGATCGGCCTGCGCCTGGCGATCCGGCGGCCGGACCGCATCGCGGCGCTGATCGTCCAGAACGGCGACATCTACGAGGACGCGCTCGGCCCGAAATACGCCTTCCTGACGGACTACTTCGCCCACCCGACGGCCGAGGCGCGCGCCAGGCTCGTCGCGGCGGGCAGCGAGGAAGGCTTCCGCGACGAGTTCCTGAACGACGTCCGCGACGATCTCGCCGAGCGCATCCCGCCGGATCTGTGGACGCTGCACTGGCCGCTGATGGACACGCCCAAGCGCCGCGAGATCGCGGTCGGGCTGATGGAAGGGTTGAAGGAGAATCTGGGCTGGTTCCCCCGCTACCAGGCCTATCTGCGCGAGCACCGCCCGCCGACGCTGATCGCCTGGGGCCCGCAGGACGGCTACATGCCCGAGGCGTCGGCGAAGGCGTATCTGCGCGATCTGCCGGGAGCGGAGTTCCACCTGCTCGACGGCGGTCATTGGGCGCTGGAGACCAATCTCGACGAGATCGTGCACCTCGCGCGGGACTTTCTCGGCCGCGTGCACGGCGCTTGA
- a CDS encoding AraC family transcriptional regulator translates to MAATSRVLFSSPLIEIADVACHAPRSGRGCERCGRHSSITIVRRGVHAYHARGTTALAEPGLALLYRGGESYCLSHPYDREVPDRSTCIEFGPALLEEAFGPRPLARDLGTHLRPGTQTLTLQVMAAVAAEAGDRLAAEEAALGLVRAVAGDFGLARDDRRAPARRRVDRARAFIAAAPAADRGIDAVAAAAACSPFHLARLVRRETGMTIRQYRLRLRLAVALEELAGGAADLSALAVRTGFADHSHMTGSFRKVFGKTPSALRRTLRSAGLTQLSTFLQARAAAAA, encoded by the coding sequence ATGGCTGCGACCTCGCGTGTGCTGTTCTCCTCGCCGCTGATCGAGATCGCGGATGTGGCGTGCCACGCGCCGAGATCCGGACGCGGCTGCGAGCGCTGCGGCCGGCATTCGTCGATCACCATCGTCCGGCGCGGCGTCCACGCCTACCACGCGCGCGGGACCACGGCGCTGGCCGAGCCGGGCCTGGCGCTGCTCTACCGCGGCGGCGAGAGCTACTGTCTCAGCCATCCCTACGACCGGGAGGTGCCGGACCGGTCGACCTGCATCGAGTTCGGCCCGGCCCTGCTGGAGGAGGCCTTCGGCCCGCGGCCCCTGGCGCGCGATCTCGGCACGCATCTCCGCCCCGGCACCCAGACCCTCACCCTGCAGGTCATGGCCGCGGTCGCGGCCGAGGCCGGGGACCGGCTGGCGGCCGAGGAGGCGGCGCTCGGCCTGGTGCGGGCGGTGGCTGGAGACTTCGGCCTGGCGCGGGACGATCGAAGGGCGCCGGCACGGCGGCGCGTCGACCGGGCGCGGGCCTTCATCGCCGCGGCGCCGGCGGCCGATCGCGGCATCGACGCCGTGGCGGCCGCCGCCGCGTGCTCGCCCTTCCACCTGGCCCGGCTGGTCCGGCGCGAGACCGGGATGACGATCCGCCAGTACCGGCTGCGGCTGCGCCTGGCGGTCGCGCTGGAGGAGCTGGCCGGGGGTGCCGCGGATCTCAGCGCCCTGGCCGTTCGGACCGGCTTTGCCGATCACAGCCATATGACCGGATCCTTCCGCAAGGTGTTCGGGAAGACGCCGAGCGCACTGCGCCGGACGCTGCGATCCGCCGGACTGACCCAACTGAGCACGTTTTTGCAAGCGCGCGCCGCGGCGGCTGCCTAG
- a CDS encoding ATP12 family chaperone protein: MKRFYKTVGVVPAGGGFGIALDGKPIKSPAKAEFVLPSRALAEAVAAEWEAQTEEVVPSTMPLMQLAATAIDKVAPNRQLIIDTIAPYGGTDLLCYRAEAPAALAQRQATAWQPLLDWAMTAHDAPLTATSGIVHQAQPESSLAALRAAVAAQDDWRLTALHQATALTGSLVLGLALLAGRIDADEAFELAELDASFQIERWGEDAEAAARRAALRAELQAAARLVELAMR, from the coding sequence ATGAAGCGCTTCTACAAGACGGTGGGTGTGGTGCCGGCGGGCGGCGGGTTCGGCATCGCCCTCGACGGCAAGCCGATCAAGAGCCCGGCCAAGGCCGAGTTCGTCCTGCCCAGCCGGGCCCTGGCCGAGGCGGTGGCGGCGGAGTGGGAGGCGCAGACCGAGGAGGTGGTGCCGTCCACCATGCCGCTGATGCAGCTGGCCGCGACGGCGATCGACAAGGTCGCGCCGAACCGGCAGCTGATCATCGACACGATCGCTCCCTATGGCGGCACCGACCTGCTGTGCTACCGGGCCGAGGCGCCGGCGGCGCTGGCCCAGCGACAGGCCACTGCCTGGCAGCCGCTGCTCGACTGGGCGATGACCGCGCATGACGCGCCGCTGACCGCGACCTCCGGCATCGTCCACCAGGCTCAGCCGGAATCGAGCCTGGCGGCGCTGCGCGCGGCGGTGGCGGCGCAGGATGACTGGCGGCTGACGGCGCTGCACCAGGCGACGGCGCTGACCGGCTCGCTGGTGCTGGGCCTCGCCCTCCTGGCCGGGCGGATCGACGCCGACGAGGCCTTCGAGCTGGCCGAGCTCGACGCCAGCTTCCAGATCGAGCGCTGGGGCGAGGATGCCGAGGCGGCGGCCCGGCGCGCGGCGCTCAGGGCCGAACTGCAGGCGGCGGCGCGGCTGGTCGAACTGGCAATGCGCTGA
- a CDS encoding glutathione S-transferase family protein, with the protein MYTLYATPGTGSTLSEIMLTLAGVPFAIKSVDVFDSPADREMLQRLNPLTQVPVLVLPDGTVMTESGAITLHLADVAPDAGLAPPAGHPDRPAFLRRLVFIVAALYPTWAYGDDPGRWVTGDQAKAELRASTDEHRKVLWRQMEAAAGAPWFLGGTRTAIDIYVAVMNRWRPRSEWFAAECPKLSAIAGRLRADPALAEVWQRNEG; encoded by the coding sequence ATGTACACGCTCTACGCCACGCCCGGCACCGGCTCGACACTCAGCGAGATCATGCTGACCCTCGCCGGCGTACCCTTCGCCATCAAGTCGGTCGACGTCTTCGACAGCCCGGCCGACCGCGAGATGCTGCAGCGCCTGAACCCGCTGACCCAGGTGCCGGTTCTGGTCCTGCCCGACGGCACGGTGATGACCGAGAGCGGCGCGATCACCCTGCACCTCGCCGATGTCGCGCCCGACGCCGGGCTGGCCCCGCCGGCCGGCCATCCGGACCGCCCCGCCTTCCTGCGCCGCCTGGTGTTCATCGTCGCCGCCCTGTATCCGACCTGGGCCTATGGCGACGACCCCGGCCGCTGGGTCACCGGCGACCAGGCGAAGGCCGAGCTGCGCGCCTCGACCGACGAGCACCGCAAGGTGCTGTGGCGGCAGATGGAGGCGGCGGCGGGCGCCCCCTGGTTCCTCGGCGGCACCCGAACCGCCATCGACATCTACGTCGCGGTGATGAATCGCTGGCGGCCGCGCAGCGAATGGTTCGCCGCCGAATGCCCGAAGCTGTCCGCGATCGCCGGCCGGCTGCGCGCCGACCCGGCCCTGGCCGAGGTCTGGCAACGAAACGAAGGCTGA
- a CDS encoding dihydroxyacetone kinase family protein: MKKLINNPRHVLREMLEGFVDLHAGLALLEEEAVVVRADLPVPASRPVALLSGGGSGHEPAHAGYVGPGLLTGAVAGDVFTSPSVDAVLAGIRAAAGPLGAVLVVKNYTGDRLNFGLAAELAQEEGIPVEIVVVADDVALRDTVEKDRRRGIAGTVLIHKLAGAAIAAGKPLAEVAALARAAAADLGTMGVALGACTVPTAGKPGFTLGETEIELGLGIHGEAGVRRGPLQPADELVAEMLEAIVSDRGLGRGDRAALLVNGLGATPPMELSIVARAALADLAGRGIAVERAWAGNFLTALDMPGCSLSLLKLDDERVALLDAPAQAPAWPGGGRIGPKRRIRAPEPAPAAQADAAPSPLAPALKEAGLAVADALVKAEPHLTDLDSRAGDGDLGASMVRAAEAIRALPDAAWADPSRALAAIGDALRRAIGGSSGPFYATALLRASRRLSGEPVPAPAAWAEAFAVAVQAIAELGGAKPGDRTMLDALHPATEAFSAAVASGKSPAEAWGVCVAAAAAGTDATARMLPRLGRASYLGERAIGVPDAGAAAVLVWLQALKAGVR; the protein is encoded by the coding sequence GTGAAGAAGCTGATCAACAATCCGCGCCATGTCCTGCGCGAGATGCTGGAAGGATTCGTCGACCTGCATGCCGGCCTGGCGCTCCTGGAGGAGGAGGCGGTGGTGGTCCGCGCCGACCTGCCGGTGCCGGCCTCACGCCCGGTCGCGCTGCTGTCCGGCGGCGGCAGCGGGCACGAGCCGGCCCATGCCGGCTATGTCGGCCCCGGCCTGCTGACCGGCGCCGTCGCCGGCGACGTCTTCACCTCCCCCAGCGTCGACGCCGTGCTGGCCGGCATCCGCGCCGCCGCCGGCCCCTTGGGCGCGGTGCTGGTGGTCAAGAACTACACCGGCGACCGGCTGAACTTCGGCCTGGCCGCCGAGCTGGCGCAGGAGGAAGGCATCCCGGTCGAGATCGTGGTGGTGGCCGACGACGTGGCGCTGCGCGACACGGTCGAAAAGGATCGCCGCCGCGGCATCGCCGGCACCGTGCTGATCCACAAGCTGGCCGGTGCCGCGATCGCCGCCGGCAAGCCCCTGGCCGAGGTCGCCGCCCTGGCCCGCGCCGCGGCAGCCGATCTCGGCACCATGGGCGTGGCGCTGGGCGCCTGCACCGTGCCGACCGCGGGCAAGCCCGGCTTCACCCTGGGCGAGACCGAGATCGAGCTGGGCCTCGGCATCCACGGCGAGGCCGGGGTGCGGCGCGGGCCGCTGCAGCCGGCCGACGAGCTGGTGGCCGAGATGCTGGAGGCGATCGTGTCCGACCGCGGCCTCGGCCGCGGCGACCGGGCGGCCCTGCTGGTCAACGGCCTGGGCGCCACGCCGCCGATGGAGCTGTCGATCGTCGCCCGCGCCGCCCTGGCCGACCTGGCCGGGCGCGGCATCGCGGTGGAGCGGGCCTGGGCCGGCAACTTCCTGACCGCGCTGGACATGCCGGGCTGCTCGCTGAGCCTGCTGAAGCTGGACGACGAGCGGGTCGCCCTCCTGGACGCACCAGCACAGGCCCCGGCCTGGCCCGGCGGCGGCCGGATCGGACCGAAGCGGCGGATCCGCGCGCCGGAGCCGGCGCCGGCGGCCCAGGCCGACGCCGCGCCCTCGCCGCTGGCCCCGGCGCTGAAGGAGGCGGGGCTCGCCGTGGCCGACGCGCTGGTCAAGGCCGAGCCGCACCTCACCGATCTCGATTCCCGCGCCGGCGACGGCGATCTCGGCGCCAGCATGGTACGGGCGGCGGAGGCGATCCGCGCCCTGCCCGACGCCGCCTGGGCCGACCCGTCGCGGGCGCTGGCCGCGATCGGCGACGCGCTGCGCCGGGCGATCGGCGGCAGCTCCGGCCCGTTCTATGCCACCGCCCTGCTGCGCGCCTCGCGGCGGCTGTCGGGTGAGCCGGTGCCCGCCCCGGCGGCCTGGGCCGAGGCCTTCGCGGTCGCGGTGCAGGCGATCGCCGAGCTGGGCGGCGCCAAGCCGGGCGACCGGACCATGCTGGACGCGCTGCACCCGGCGACGGAAGCCTTCTCGGCCGCGGTGGCCAGCGGCAAGTCGCCGGCCGAGGCCTGGGGCGTCTGCGTCGCCGCGGCCGCCGCCGGCACCGATGCCACCGCACGGATGCTGCCGCGGCTGGGCCGGGCCAGCTATCTCGGCGAGCGCGCCATCGGCGTCCCCGACGCCGGCGCCGCCGCCGTCCTGGTCTGGCTGCAGGCGCTCAAGGCGGGCGTGCGGTAG
- the ureG gene encoding urease accessory protein UreG — protein sequence MTQNGPLRVGIGGPVGSGKTALMDALCRAFRDRYDIAAITNDIYTKEDAEFLNRAGSLSSDRILGVETGGCPHTAIREDASINLAAVAEMRRRFPGLDLVLIESGGDNLAATFSPELADITIYVIDVSAGDKIPRKGGPGITRSDLLVINKTDLASLVGASLEVMDRDARKMRGDRPFVFARVRGGDGVAEIAAFIERAGGLVPR from the coding sequence ATGACCCAGAACGGACCTTTGCGCGTCGGCATCGGCGGCCCGGTCGGCTCCGGCAAGACGGCGCTGATGGACGCACTCTGCCGCGCGTTCCGCGACCGCTACGACATCGCGGCCATCACCAACGACATCTACACCAAGGAGGATGCGGAGTTCCTGAACCGCGCCGGGTCGCTGTCCTCCGACCGCATCCTGGGGGTGGAGACGGGCGGCTGCCCGCACACCGCGATCCGCGAGGACGCCTCGATCAACCTGGCGGCGGTGGCGGAGATGCGGCGCCGCTTCCCGGGCCTCGACCTGGTGCTGATCGAATCCGGCGGCGACAACCTGGCCGCCACCTTCAGCCCGGAGCTGGCGGACATCACCATCTACGTCATCGACGTCTCGGCCGGCGACAAGATCCCGCGCAAGGGCGGTCCGGGCATCACCCGGTCGGACCTGCTGGTGATCAACAAGACCGACCTGGCGTCGCTGGTCGGCGCCTCGCTCGAGGTGATGGACCGCGATGCCCGCAAGATGCGCGGCGACCGCCCCTTCGTCTTCGCCCGGGTGCGTGGCGGCGACGGCGTGGCCGAGATCGCAGCGTTCATCGAGAGGGCGGGGGGGCTGGTTCCACGGTGA
- a CDS encoding urease accessory protein UreF: MVDAALYRLMAWLSPSYPVGAFSHSSGLEWANEAGWVTDRPGLVAWIEDALANGAGWNDAVLFVHAHRAAASGDDDRLAEVADLAAALAASRERQVETLAQGTAFLTISRAAWSVPGLERLAARVGETVAYPVAVAACAAGHGVALAPALTAFLHAVAANLVSAAQRLVPLGQTDGQRAIAALMPAVEETAARAAALPDGDPFSQCGGLAVAADIASMQHETQYTRLFRT, translated from the coding sequence ATGGTTGACGCGGCGCTCTACCGGCTGATGGCCTGGCTGTCGCCATCCTACCCGGTCGGCGCCTTCAGCCATTCCAGCGGCCTGGAATGGGCGAACGAGGCCGGCTGGGTCACCGACCGGCCGGGCCTGGTCGCCTGGATCGAGGATGCGCTGGCGAACGGCGCCGGCTGGAACGACGCCGTGCTGTTCGTCCATGCCCACCGCGCCGCCGCGTCCGGCGATGACGACCGACTGGCGGAGGTCGCCGACCTCGCCGCGGCGCTGGCCGCCTCGCGCGAGCGCCAGGTCGAGACCCTGGCCCAGGGGACGGCCTTCCTGACCATCTCGCGCGCCGCCTGGTCGGTGCCGGGGCTGGAGCGGCTGGCCGCGCGTGTGGGCGAGACCGTCGCCTACCCCGTCGCGGTCGCCGCCTGTGCCGCCGGCCACGGCGTCGCCCTGGCCCCGGCGCTGACTGCCTTCCTGCACGCCGTCGCCGCCAATCTGGTCTCGGCGGCGCAGCGCCTGGTGCCGCTGGGCCAGACCGACGGCCAGCGTGCCATCGCCGCACTGATGCCAGCGGTGGAGGAGACGGCGGCGCGCGCCGCGGCCTTGCCGGACGGCGACCCCTTCAGCCAATGCGGCGGCCTGGCCGTCGCCGCCGACATCGCATCGATGCAGCACGAGACCCAGTACACGAGGTTGTTCCGCACATGA
- a CDS encoding urease accessory protein UreE: protein MKRFTAVVPAGGFDPAVVSDRVVLDYDSRHRRRIVLYGEAGTVVLLDLSEAAHLRDGDALQGEDGSLVLVRAAPERLVEIRAGSQAELIRIAWHLGNRHLPTQLLPDALRIRADHVIEEMVRGLGGTVAAVEAPFDPEGGAYGHGAVHGHSHG, encoded by the coding sequence ATGAAGCGCTTCACCGCCGTCGTCCCGGCCGGGGGCTTCGATCCGGCTGTCGTCTCCGACAGGGTCGTGCTGGACTACGATTCCCGCCACCGCCGCCGCATCGTGCTCTATGGCGAGGCCGGGACCGTGGTGCTGCTCGACCTGTCCGAGGCGGCGCATCTGCGCGATGGCGACGCGCTCCAAGGTGAGGACGGCAGCCTCGTCCTGGTCCGGGCGGCGCCGGAGCGGCTGGTCGAGATCCGCGCCGGCAGCCAGGCGGAGCTGATCCGCATCGCCTGGCATCTCGGCAACCGGCACCTGCCGACCCAGCTGCTGCCCGACGCGCTGCGCATCCGCGCCGACCATGTGATCGAGGAGATGGTGCGCGGCCTCGGCGGCACGGTCGCCGCCGTCGAGGCGCCCTTCGATCCGGAGGGCGGCGCCTATGGCCACGGCGCGGTGCATGGGCATTCACATGGTTGA
- the ureC gene encoding urease subunit alpha → MPVSISRAAYADMFGPTTGDRLRLADTDLIIEIERDHTVYGEEVKFGGGKVIRDGMGQGQATRAEGAADTVITNAVILDHWGIVKADVAIRDGRIARIGKAGNPDIQPGVDIVIGPGTEVIAGEGKILTAGGIDCHIHFICPQQVEEAISSGVTTLVGGGTGPSTGTKATTCTPGPWHIARMLQAAEGLPVNISISGKGNASRPDALVEQIRAGASSMKLHEDWGTTPAAIDCCLSVADAMDIQVMIHTDTLNESGFVEDTIAAFKGRTIHAFHTEGAGGGHAPDIIRVAGLPNVIPSSTNPTRPFTVNTLDEHLDMLMVCHHLDAGIPEDVAFAESRIRRETIAAEDILHDLGAFSIISSDSQAMGRIGEVILRTWQTAHKMKVQRGRLAQETGENDNARVKRYVAKYTINPAIAQGLSRHVGSVEVGKLADLVLWDPAFFGVKPDLVLKAGTISMALMGDPNASIPTPQPVHYRPMFGGFGRAMAASAITFVSKAALEDGIGRRLGLAREVVAVEGTRGIGKADMIHNSATPVIEVDPETYEVRADGELLTCEPAAVLPMAQRYFLF, encoded by the coding sequence ATGCCCGTTTCCATCTCTCGCGCCGCCTATGCCGACATGTTCGGCCCCACCACCGGCGACCGGCTGCGCCTGGCCGACACAGACCTGATCATCGAGATCGAGCGCGACCACACGGTCTATGGCGAGGAGGTCAAGTTCGGCGGCGGCAAGGTGATCCGCGACGGCATGGGGCAGGGCCAGGCCACGCGGGCCGAGGGCGCCGCCGACACCGTCATCACCAACGCCGTGATCCTCGACCACTGGGGCATCGTGAAGGCCGATGTGGCGATCCGCGACGGCCGCATCGCCCGGATCGGCAAGGCCGGCAACCCGGACATCCAGCCCGGCGTCGACATCGTCATCGGCCCGGGGACCGAGGTGATCGCCGGCGAGGGCAAGATCCTGACCGCCGGCGGCATCGACTGCCACATCCACTTCATCTGCCCGCAGCAGGTGGAGGAGGCGATATCCTCTGGCGTCACCACCCTGGTCGGCGGCGGCACCGGGCCGTCCACCGGCACCAAGGCCACCACCTGCACGCCCGGCCCCTGGCACATCGCCCGCATGCTGCAGGCGGCGGAGGGTCTGCCGGTCAACATCTCGATCTCCGGCAAGGGCAATGCCAGCCGGCCGGACGCGCTGGTCGAGCAGATCCGCGCCGGCGCCTCCTCGATGAAGCTGCACGAGGACTGGGGCACCACCCCGGCCGCGATCGACTGCTGCCTGTCCGTCGCCGACGCGATGGACATCCAGGTGATGATCCACACCGACACGCTGAACGAGAGCGGCTTCGTCGAGGACACCATCGCCGCCTTCAAGGGCCGCACCATCCACGCCTTCCACACCGAGGGCGCCGGCGGCGGCCATGCGCCGGACATCATCCGGGTGGCGGGCCTGCCCAATGTCATCCCGTCCTCGACCAACCCGACCCGGCCCTTCACCGTCAACACGCTCGACGAGCATCTCGACATGCTGATGGTGTGCCATCACCTGGATGCCGGGATCCCCGAGGACGTGGCCTTCGCCGAGAGCCGGATCCGGCGCGAGACCATTGCGGCCGAGGACATCCTGCACGACCTCGGCGCCTTCTCGATCATCTCCTCCGACAGCCAGGCGATGGGCCGGATCGGCGAGGTGATCCTGCGCACCTGGCAGACCGCCCACAAGATGAAGGTCCAGCGCGGCCGGCTGGCGCAGGAGACCGGCGAGAACGACAACGCCCGGGTCAAGCGCTACGTCGCGAAGTACACGATCAACCCGGCGATCGCGCAGGGCCTGTCGCGCCATGTGGGGTCGGTGGAGGTCGGCAAGCTGGCTGACCTGGTGCTGTGGGACCCGGCCTTCTTCGGGGTGAAGCCGGACCTCGTGCTGAAGGCCGGCACCATCTCGATGGCGCTGATGGGCGACCCCAACGCCTCGATCCCGACGCCGCAGCCGGTGCATTACCGCCCGATGTTCGGCGGCTTCGGCCGGGCCATGGCGGCCTCGGCCATCACCTTCGTGTCGAAGGCGGCGCTAGAGGACGGCATCGGCCGGCGCCTGGGCCTGGCGCGCGAGGTGGTGGCGGTCGAGGGCACGCGCGGCATCGGCAAGGCCGACATGATCCACAATTCGGCGACCCCGGTGATCGAGGTCGACCCCGAGACCTACGAGGTCCGCGCTGATGGCGAACTCCTGACCTGCGAGCCGGCCGCGGTGCTGCCGATGGCGCAGCGGTACTTTTTGTTCTGA
- a CDS encoding urease subunit beta gives MIPGELIPAQGEIELNAGRDSIVLTVANTGDRPVQVGSHYHFFETNPALSFDRAAARGRRLDIPAGTAVRFEPGQSREVRLVALSGARVATGFRQAVMGPLDPVQG, from the coding sequence ATGATCCCGGGCGAACTCATTCCAGCGCAGGGCGAGATCGAGCTGAATGCGGGGCGCGACAGCATCGTCCTGACCGTGGCCAACACCGGCGACCGGCCGGTCCAGGTCGGCAGCCACTACCACTTCTTCGAGACCAACCCGGCCCTGTCCTTCGACCGGGCAGCGGCGCGGGGCCGTCGCCTCGACATCCCCGCCGGCACCGCCGTCAGGTTCGAGCCGGGGCAGAGCCGCGAGGTGCGGCTGGTCGCCCTGTCCGGCGCGCGCGTCGCGACCGGCTTCCGCCAGGCGGTCATGGGGCCGCTCGACCCGGTCCAGGGCTGA
- a CDS encoding urease subunit gamma, translated as MNLTPREKDKLLIAMAAMVARRRLERGVKLNHPEAVALISDFVTEGARDGRTVAELMAAGATVLTRDQVMEGVAEMIHDVQVEATFPDGTKLVTVHQPIR; from the coding sequence GTGAACCTGACCCCGCGGGAGAAGGACAAGCTCCTGATCGCCATGGCCGCGATGGTGGCGCGCCGGCGGCTGGAGCGCGGCGTGAAGCTGAACCATCCGGAGGCGGTGGCGCTGATCTCCGATTTCGTCACCGAAGGCGCGCGTGATGGCCGCACGGTCGCCGAGCTGATGGCGGCCGGCGCCACGGTGCTGACCCGCGACCAGGTGATGGAGGGCGTGGCCGAGATGATCCACGACGTCCAGGTCGAAGCCACCTTCCCCGACGGCACCAAGCTGGTGACCGTCCACCAGCCGATCCGGTGA